In Zingiber officinale cultivar Zhangliang chromosome 11B, Zo_v1.1, whole genome shotgun sequence, a single window of DNA contains:
- the LOC122033988 gene encoding 40S ribosomal protein S15-like yields NFNGNSVKIESSYHLLCINYTQKRDAPPGEKPEPVRTHLRNMIIVPEMIGSIVGVYNGKTFNQVEIKPEMIGHYLAEFSISYKPVKHGRPGIGATHSSRFIPLK; encoded by the exons AATTTCAACGGCAATTCTGTTAAAATAGAATCCTCTTATCATTTGTTATGTATTAACTATACCCAGAAGCGAGATGCACCTCCAGGTGAAAAGCCTGAGCCAGTGAGGACCCATCTTAGGAACATGATAATAGTTCCCGAGATGATTGGGAGCATCGTTGGGGTCTACAATGGAAAAACATTCAACCAGGTTGAAATCAAG CCCGAGATGATTGGCCATTACTTGGCTGAGTTCTCCATCTCATACAAGCCTGTGAAGCACGGAAGACCGGGTATTGGTGCTACCCACTCCTCCAGGTTCATCCCCCTCAAGTAA